A genomic window from Aythya fuligula isolate bAytFul2 chromosome 15, bAytFul2.pri, whole genome shotgun sequence includes:
- the NPW gene encoding neuropeptide W codes for MPLQVRSSRLSLLRGGAAGGEVRGAVGGCGAELWGAPPGGVIKRRGSGAGLPSLGHPGQGRRRRGGRLLPAAMARGRLSGGAWGALVLLGLMLPAAPPAGAWYKHVASPRYHTVGRASGLLMGVRRSPYLWRRELPPEPPRRPGGPAPAAPQPPGRPDGGSPPPAPPPPPPPLSHPGPGRLLQRLLRRGWGWGGPRPAPARPPPAARGAQPLPMEDVALLR; via the exons gggcggcggggggggaggTCCGAGGGGCggtggggggctgcggggcggaGCTGTGGGGTGCCCCTCCCGGCGGCGTTATAAAGCGGCGGGGCTCGGGCGCGGGGCTGCCTTCGCTGGGGCACCCGGGGcaggggcggcggcggcgggggggacGCCTCCTGCCCGCAGCGATGGCGAGGGGGCGGCTGTCGGGGGGCGCCTGGGgggccctggtgctgctggggctgatgCTGCCGGCGGCCCCGCCGGCCGGCGCTTGGTACAAGCACGTCGCCAGCCCCCGGTACCACACGGTGGGGCGAGCCTCGGGGCTGCTCATGGGGGTCCGCCGCTCCCCGTACCTCTGGCGCCGGGAGCTGCCGCCCGaacccccccgccgccccgggggtcccgcgcccgccgccccccagcccccgggaCGCCCCGAcgggggctccccgccgcccgcccccccgccgccgccgccgccgctgtcGCATCCCGGTCCCGGCCGCCTCCTGCAACGCCTGCTCCGgaggggttggggctgggggggacccCGGCCggcccccgcccggccgccgcccgcAGCCCGCGGAGCTCAG cctCTCCCGATGGAAGACGTGGCTCTGCTCCGCTGA